A genomic stretch from Sphingobacterium sp. ML3W includes:
- a CDS encoding L-ribulose-5-phosphate 4-epimerase has translation MSSMYNSIKEEAYRCNMQLPQLGLVLFTFGNVSVVDRQQGVFAIKPSGVPYEELSPDLMVVVDFDGRVIEGELRPSSDTKTHAVLYKHWPDIGGITHTHSTYATAWAQSQRDIPIFGTTHADHLTSDIPCAPPMDDEMIAGNYEHETGFQIINHFNQQQLDYREVEMILVGNHAPFAWGKDGMKSVYNSAVLEQVAKMAWLTEQINPNAGRLKPALIKKHYERKHGTNAYYGQ, from the coding sequence ATGAGTAGTATGTATAATTCAATTAAAGAAGAGGCTTATCGCTGCAATATGCAGCTGCCGCAGTTGGGACTCGTGCTTTTTACATTCGGCAATGTGAGTGTTGTCGACCGTCAGCAGGGTGTTTTTGCGATTAAACCCAGTGGTGTGCCCTACGAAGAATTGTCTCCCGATCTGATGGTGGTGGTGGACTTTGACGGTAGGGTAATCGAAGGCGAGCTTAGGCCTTCCTCGGATACAAAGACACATGCGGTACTGTATAAACATTGGCCGGATATCGGCGGCATCACCCATACCCATTCTACATATGCCACTGCTTGGGCGCAAAGCCAAAGGGATATACCCATTTTCGGAACGACGCATGCCGACCACCTAACATCGGATATTCCCTGCGCGCCGCCGATGGATGATGAGATGATCGCTGGCAACTATGAGCATGAGACGGGCTTTCAGATCATCAATCACTTCAATCAGCAGCAACTGGATTATAGGGAGGTGGAAATGATCCTTGTCGGAAATCATGCACCATTTGCCTGGGGTAAGGATGGAATGAAGTCGGTCTACAACAGCGCCGTATTGGAACAGGTGGCCAAAATGGCCTGGCTGACCGAGCAGATTAACCCCAATGCTGGACGGTTGAAGCCGGCTTTGATCAAAAAACATTACGAGCGCAAGCACGGTACAAATGCCTACTATGGCCAGTAG
- a CDS encoding ribulokinase, translating into MSKSYVIGVDYGSDSVRSVLVDASCGAEISSSVFYYPRWKRGEFCDAALSQFRQHPLDYIEGLEATVKDCLQKSGIQNMGELVKAISVDTTGSTPVAVNEAGVPLALLPEFKDNPNAMFILWKDHTAVKEAKEINRYNQGYAVDYLKYVGGVYSSEWFWAKLLHIVRVDMQVRQATFSWVEHCDYIPFLLTGGKQASAIKRSVCAAGHKSLWAAEFGGLPPNEFFAGIDPLLGGFVDRLFSETYTSDRPAGHLSPEWAERLGLSTSVVVGVGAFDCHMGAVGGQIEPYYLSKVMGTSTCDMLVAPKEDVEGVLVKGICGQVDGSIIPGMIGMEAGQSAFGDAYAWLKQLLLWPTYNLIPELEGLSDTMRENMLATLEEKLLLRLSEKANKLPLTADSEVAVDWLNGRRTPDADQSLKAAIMGLQLGTDAPAIFRAIAEATCFGAKAIVERFVDQGIPIKGLIGLGGVAKKSPFIMQMMANVMNMPIRIHKSEQTCALGAAMFAATAAGLYDRVEDAMKAMGQGFECTYEPQENWVPRYAERYEKYKALGAFVESSVSLPVTV; encoded by the coding sequence ATGAGTAAATCATATGTCATCGGGGTGGATTACGGGAGCGATTCTGTTCGTTCAGTCTTGGTTGATGCAAGTTGTGGGGCGGAGATTTCGTCTTCCGTATTTTATTATCCGCGTTGGAAAAGGGGTGAGTTTTGCGATGCTGCGCTCAGCCAGTTTAGACAGCACCCCCTGGATTACATCGAGGGCCTGGAAGCTACTGTAAAAGATTGTTTACAAAAATCCGGGATACAAAATATGGGGGAGCTGGTGAAAGCAATTTCGGTGGACACTACGGGTTCCACACCGGTTGCTGTGAATGAAGCGGGTGTGCCGCTGGCATTACTGCCGGAGTTCAAGGACAATCCCAATGCTATGTTCATCCTCTGGAAAGATCATACCGCGGTCAAGGAGGCCAAAGAGATCAATCGGTACAACCAAGGCTACGCTGTTGATTACCTGAAATACGTAGGGGGCGTTTATTCTTCGGAGTGGTTCTGGGCCAAATTGCTCCATATCGTTAGAGTAGATATGCAGGTGCGCCAAGCAACATTTAGCTGGGTGGAACACTGTGATTATATTCCTTTTTTGCTTACTGGTGGCAAACAGGCTAGCGCGATCAAGCGAAGCGTTTGCGCTGCTGGGCACAAGTCGCTATGGGCTGCTGAGTTTGGTGGCCTGCCCCCCAATGAATTCTTCGCCGGTATTGACCCCTTGTTGGGCGGCTTTGTTGATCGCTTGTTTTCCGAAACCTATACTTCGGATAGGCCGGCGGGTCACCTTTCCCCAGAATGGGCAGAGCGTTTAGGTCTTTCTACCTCCGTTGTCGTTGGTGTGGGTGCATTCGATTGCCACATGGGTGCCGTAGGTGGGCAGATTGAACCTTATTATCTGAGCAAAGTCATGGGAACATCCACCTGCGATATGCTGGTTGCTCCAAAAGAAGATGTAGAGGGTGTATTGGTAAAGGGTATCTGTGGTCAGGTGGACGGTTCCATTATCCCCGGAATGATAGGCATGGAGGCTGGCCAGTCTGCTTTTGGAGATGCCTATGCCTGGTTAAAGCAGTTGCTCTTATGGCCAACATACAATCTGATACCTGAACTGGAGGGGCTTAGCGATACGATGCGTGAAAACATGCTGGCGACACTGGAGGAAAAATTGTTGTTGCGATTAAGTGAAAAGGCGAACAAATTGCCGCTAACTGCGGATTCGGAAGTGGCGGTGGACTGGCTCAATGGCCGTAGGACTCCGGATGCGGATCAGTCGCTCAAAGCGGCAATCATGGGATTGCAGCTCGGTACCGATGCTCCGGCGATCTTCAGGGCGATTGCCGAGGCGACCTGCTTTGGCGCCAAAGCGATCGTGGAGCGCTTTGTGGATCAGGGGATCCCCATAAAGGGTCTGATCGGGCTTGGTGGCGTCGCCAAAAAATCGCCTTTTATCATGCAGATGATGGCCAATGTAATGAATATGCCGATTCGTATCCATAAAAGCGAGCAGACCTGTGCACTTGGTGCGGCCATGTTTGCGGCCACCGCTGCTGGATTATATGATCGGGTAGAGGATGCCATGAAAGCTATGGGGCAGGGCTTTGAATGCACATACGAACCGCAGGAAAATTGGGTGCCCCGCTATGCCGAACGTTATGAAAAATACAAAGCCCTCGGTGCTTTTGTAGAAAGTAGTGTATCACTGCCTGTTACTGTTTAA
- a CDS encoding NUDIX domain-containing protein — protein sequence MEYYREDSAILLAVDCIIFGFNGESLQVLLIKRDFEPERNKWSLMGGFVQPDESPELAASRVLNKLTGLENVYMEQCSVFGDPKREPNSRVVSICYFALIDTQKYTHILSEEYEAQWFPLQNYPTLIFDHDQMIASAQQRLRMKAALYPILFELLPEKFTIPQIAALYEGVYNIEFDKRNFSRKLLSSDLIIKLEEKDKENSKKGAFYFKLNTAIYKEKIMSFLRYLPSWFPEN from the coding sequence ATGGAATATTATAGAGAAGACTCAGCAATCCTTTTAGCGGTAGACTGTATTATATTTGGATTTAATGGCGAATCCCTGCAGGTATTATTGATAAAACGCGATTTTGAGCCGGAGCGGAACAAATGGAGTTTGATGGGAGGTTTTGTTCAACCGGACGAAAGTCCTGAACTAGCTGCCAGCAGGGTATTAAATAAACTGACGGGACTTGAAAATGTATACATGGAGCAATGCAGTGTCTTTGGTGATCCAAAACGTGAGCCCAATAGCCGGGTTGTCAGTATCTGTTATTTTGCGCTGATAGATACGCAAAAATACACACATATTTTAAGCGAGGAATATGAGGCACAATGGTTTCCATTGCAAAACTATCCGACTTTAATATTTGATCACGACCAGATGATTGCTTCGGCACAGCAGCGACTGCGGATGAAAGCAGCGCTCTATCCTATTCTGTTTGAATTATTGCCAGAGAAATTTACCATTCCCCAGATTGCAGCCTTATACGAGGGAGTATATAATATCGAATTTGATAAACGCAATTTTAGCCGCAAGCTGCTTTCCTCCGATCTCATTATCAAATTGGAAGAAAAGGACAAAGAAAATTCCAAGAAAGGCGCTTTTTATTTTAAATTGAATACAGCCATTTACAAGGAAAAAATTATGTCATTTTTGCGCTATTTACCAAGCTGGTTTCCCGAAAACTAA
- a CDS encoding SDR family oxidoreductase, translated as MRKTIFITGASSGLGKATAKLFQQAGWDVIATMRNPENETELSEIENVTLLKLDVTDPAQIKETVEKAISLAKIDVVFNNAGYGLMGAFETLSDEKILRQINTNLLGVLRVTQAFIPHFRAQQSGLFISTTSIGGFMGFPLHSMYHATKFALEGWSESMSFELKKFGIAIKTVAPGGIATDFAGRSLDMNRSSDYEDIENKLFEQMDLMMQNASTAEQIAQVVHEAATDNKDQIRYLAGEDANALYDRRLTIGKEAFRQEIAKQFEA; from the coding sequence ATGAGAAAGACAATTTTCATTACAGGAGCTTCTTCCGGGTTGGGAAAAGCAACTGCCAAACTATTTCAACAAGCGGGTTGGGATGTTATCGCAACAATGCGAAATCCCGAAAATGAAACCGAGCTTAGTGAAATCGAAAACGTTACGCTATTAAAATTAGATGTAACCGATCCTGCACAGATCAAAGAAACTGTTGAAAAAGCAATCTCTTTGGCCAAAATTGATGTCGTTTTCAATAATGCAGGTTATGGATTGATGGGCGCGTTTGAAACCTTGAGCGACGAAAAAATACTTCGTCAAATCAACACCAATCTGTTGGGCGTATTGCGCGTTACACAAGCATTCATTCCACATTTTAGAGCACAGCAAAGTGGCTTATTTATCTCGACCACATCAATTGGTGGTTTTATGGGATTCCCGCTACATTCGATGTATCATGCGACAAAATTCGCTTTGGAGGGCTGGAGCGAAAGTATGTCCTTTGAATTGAAAAAATTTGGGATAGCGATCAAAACCGTTGCTCCGGGAGGAATTGCGACAGATTTTGCAGGTCGTTCATTGGATATGAATCGATCTTCCGACTATGAAGACATCGAAAACAAACTGTTTGAACAAATGGATCTGATGATGCAAAATGCTTCCACGGCAGAGCAAATTGCGCAGGTGGTGCACGAAGCCGCAACGGACAATAAAGATCAAATACGCTATTTGGCAGGCGAAGATGCAAATGCGCTATATGATAGACGTTTGACAATCGGAAAAGAAGCGTTCAGGCAAGAAATCGCAAAACAATTTGAGGCCTAA
- a CDS encoding response regulator transcription factor — translation MHSINSISEFHKQLSLPAPLHPLISVIDVAGIKPDESSIWEQFCVNFYSISLKKDVTAKIKYGQQYYDFDKGTMNFIAPKQIQSLTIAEIRKMNIECGKGYMLMFHPDFLYTHPLATAIKNYNFFSYALNEALHLSEREEKDIVEIFLKIEKEYQHIDKHTQGIILSQIDMLLQYSNRFYERQFITRKAVNNALLTQLEKLLDAYFDSEETLKQGLPTVEYLAENLHVSARYLSDLLRSVTGKNTQQHIHDKLIEEAKEKLTATSLSVAEIAYKLGFEHPQSFNKLFKKKTNVSPLAFRQLFN, via the coding sequence ATGCATAGTATCAACTCCATATCCGAATTTCATAAGCAATTGTCGTTGCCCGCCCCATTACATCCGCTCATCAGTGTAATTGATGTCGCTGGAATAAAACCTGATGAAAGCAGCATTTGGGAACAGTTCTGCGTCAATTTCTATAGCATTTCCCTCAAAAAAGATGTTACCGCAAAAATAAAGTACGGACAACAATATTACGATTTCGACAAAGGAACCATGAACTTTATTGCGCCCAAACAGATTCAATCGTTAACGATTGCTGAAATCAGAAAAATGAATATCGAATGCGGAAAAGGTTACATGCTTATGTTTCATCCTGATTTTTTGTATACGCACCCCCTTGCAACCGCAATAAAAAATTATAACTTCTTTTCGTATGCGCTTAATGAAGCATTACATCTGTCCGAACGGGAAGAAAAAGACATTGTAGAAATTTTCCTTAAAATCGAAAAAGAATACCAACATATCGACAAACATACCCAAGGAATTATTTTGTCACAAATTGATATGCTATTGCAATACAGCAACCGGTTTTACGAGCGTCAGTTCATCACACGAAAAGCTGTTAACAATGCGCTGCTGACACAATTGGAAAAATTGCTGGATGCGTATTTCGATAGCGAAGAAACTTTAAAACAAGGGCTTCCGACGGTAGAGTATTTAGCAGAAAACCTCCACGTTTCAGCACGTTATCTAAGCGATTTACTACGGTCAGTGACCGGTAAAAACACACAACAGCACATCCACGACAAGTTGATTGAAGAAGCCAAGGAAAAACTCACGGCCACAAGTCTCTCAGTGGCAGAAATTGCCTACAAGCTCGGTTTTGAACATCCACAATCATTCAACAAACTGTTTAAGAAAAAGACCAATGTTTCGCCGTTAGCGTTCAGACAATTGTTTAATTGA
- a CDS encoding phospholipase C, phosphocholine-specific, producing the protein MNSSRRDFIKKSALLSGSAALVGLLPSTIQRALAINPASGSTFYDAEHIVFLMQENRSFDHLYGCLKGVRGFNDPRTIIQPNGNSVWAQSNAEGKTFIPFRLNVKDSKAPWMGSTPHGWADQTDARNGGKYDRWLNVKKPYNKAYTDVPLTLGYCDRSDFPFYYSLADAFTVCDQHFCSSITGTHPNRWYWMTGTVREQNNPRAKAHLWNISDYNKPTLDWKTFPERLEEHGIGWRIYQNELTIGSGISGEESNWLGNFGTNVMEYFKAYNVRLHPGNVANLQQRKKAVQQEIDRIGPDPVSQSDKQRLVAAQKVMRMIDESIGIYTKEAYDKLPRHEKSLNDRAFTTNHNDADYHALTTISYQDGDIDRQLQVPKGDVLHQFRQDVENNKLPTVSWLMTPANFSDHPGRPWFGSWYVNEVMEILLKNPEVWKKTIFILTYDENDGFFDHVPPYATPNPYSEGAGKVSSNIDGKMEWVTKDQQTNPSAMEDRIRESSIGLGYRVPLVIASPWTRGGFVNSELFDHTSSLRFLENFLAKKFGKSIREENITQWRRSICGDLTSIFRPFQADQTETVKALEKDAFMVDVHKSQFKDIPKNYRPLRESEIAQVNTAPQQFSLFPEQEKGIKPSCPIPYELYLDGHYDVNSKEYQLTFTAGNKVHNAKSNGSPFLVYAAAPYDQETLRTWEYAVSAGDSLRDNWHLSSFKDGHYHLKGYAPNGFYREFRGSDRHPEVSVKCVYEQAKNKDQLTGNLVAKLNNRSAAAKKMLLKDLGYQQQLGPVTLAPGEEKSIVIDLQSSFGWYDLQLEAEGYPTWSERFAGHVETGKISKTDPLMGGLYTV; encoded by the coding sequence ATGAACAGTTCAAGAAGAGATTTTATTAAAAAGTCGGCGCTCCTTTCGGGAAGTGCCGCTTTGGTAGGTTTGCTACCATCGACAATCCAAAGAGCATTGGCAATCAATCCCGCATCGGGCAGTACATTCTATGATGCCGAACATATCGTTTTCCTGATGCAGGAAAATCGTTCATTTGATCATCTATACGGTTGTTTGAAAGGCGTACGTGGTTTTAACGATCCCCGTACGATCATACAGCCCAATGGAAATAGTGTATGGGCTCAGTCTAACGCCGAAGGGAAGACCTTTATACCGTTTCGGCTCAATGTAAAGGACTCAAAGGCCCCGTGGATGGGTTCCACCCCACATGGCTGGGCTGATCAGACCGATGCTCGAAATGGTGGGAAATATGACCGCTGGCTGAATGTCAAAAAGCCCTACAACAAAGCATATACCGATGTACCCCTGACGCTGGGTTATTGTGACCGCTCTGATTTCCCGTTTTACTATTCTTTGGCCGATGCATTTACCGTCTGTGATCAGCATTTTTGTTCGAGCATTACGGGAACACATCCCAATAGATGGTATTGGATGACAGGCACGGTGCGCGAGCAAAATAATCCCAGGGCGAAAGCACATCTCTGGAATATCAGCGATTACAACAAGCCTACGCTCGACTGGAAGACATTTCCGGAACGATTGGAAGAACACGGTATCGGCTGGCGGATTTATCAAAATGAGCTCACGATAGGATCGGGCATCAGTGGTGAGGAAAGCAATTGGCTTGGGAATTTTGGTACCAATGTGATGGAATACTTCAAAGCATACAATGTGCGGTTGCATCCCGGCAATGTGGCTAATCTCCAGCAGCGAAAAAAAGCTGTACAACAGGAGATTGATCGTATCGGACCAGATCCTGTAAGTCAATCCGACAAGCAGAGATTGGTGGCAGCACAAAAGGTGATGCGCATGATTGACGAAAGTATCGGTATTTACACCAAAGAAGCCTATGATAAATTACCGCGTCATGAAAAGTCACTCAATGACAGAGCCTTTACGACTAATCATAACGACGCAGATTATCATGCTTTAACGACGATATCGTATCAGGATGGAGACATAGACCGGCAGTTGCAGGTGCCAAAAGGGGATGTGCTCCATCAGTTCCGTCAGGATGTGGAAAATAACAAACTGCCGACGGTCTCCTGGTTAATGACGCCGGCAAATTTTTCGGATCATCCCGGAAGACCTTGGTTTGGCTCCTGGTATGTCAATGAAGTTATGGAGATCTTGCTCAAAAATCCGGAGGTATGGAAAAAGACCATCTTCATTCTTACTTATGATGAGAACGATGGATTTTTTGACCATGTACCGCCCTATGCGACACCCAATCCTTATAGCGAAGGGGCTGGTAAAGTCTCTTCCAATATCGACGGAAAGATGGAATGGGTGACTAAAGATCAACAGACCAATCCATCTGCCATGGAAGACCGTATCCGGGAGAGTTCCATTGGGCTGGGTTATCGTGTCCCATTGGTTATAGCATCGCCGTGGACTAGGGGCGGATTTGTGAATTCAGAATTGTTTGACCACACTTCATCGCTTCGCTTTTTGGAGAACTTTTTGGCGAAGAAATTTGGAAAAAGCATTCGCGAAGAAAATATTACTCAATGGCGCCGCAGCATCTGTGGTGACCTTACATCCATCTTTAGACCTTTTCAGGCGGATCAGACAGAGACAGTGAAGGCGCTCGAAAAGGATGCTTTTATGGTAGATGTCCATAAATCCCAATTTAAAGATATTCCTAAAAATTATCGTCCCCTGCGTGAATCGGAAATCGCTCAGGTGAATACCGCACCACAACAATTTTCACTCTTTCCTGAGCAGGAAAAAGGGATTAAACCTTCATGTCCGATACCGTATGAATTGTATTTAGATGGACATTACGATGTAAACAGTAAAGAATACCAACTTACCTTTACAGCAGGAAATAAGGTCCACAATGCCAAATCCAATGGTTCACCATTTTTGGTCTATGCCGCCGCGCCTTATGATCAGGAGACATTACGCACTTGGGAATATGCAGTTTCTGCCGGAGATTCCCTACGTGATAACTGGCATTTAAGCTCGTTTAAGGATGGCCATTATCATCTAAAAGGATATGCGCCAAATGGGTTCTATCGAGAATTTCGTGGTAGCGACAGGCATCCGGAGGTCTCGGTCAAGTGTGTATATGAACAGGCGAAAAATAAGGATCAATTGACAGGAAATCTAGTTGCTAAATTGAATAACCGGAGTGCTGCCGCTAAAAAAATGCTGCTCAAAGACCTGGGGTATCAGCAACAGTTAGGGCCAGTGACTTTAGCTCCGGGCGAAGAAAAGTCGATTGTGATCGATCTTCAATCAAGTTTTGGCTGGTATGACCTGCAGCTTGAGGCGGAGGGATATCCGACTTGGTCAGAGCGTTTTGCTGGCCATGTGGAGACCGGAAAGATCTCTAAGACGGACCCTTTAATGGGTGGCCTTTATACCGTATAG
- a CDS encoding Crp/Fnr family transcriptional regulator encodes MLTDINIDLIKRVGKKLSFKKGDFFVKENEVCNYIGIVESGTFYSYFEDADLNFIVNELYTQNSIITSYRSFLGDILSPAYIKAYSDAIVYALDKEMYNTLMKEQEWAVLFKRISDQLFINKCFKETSLVKLKAKERYLELIAYRKNIEQDFPQHLIASYLKIRPETLSRLKSLDIHQDRK; translated from the coding sequence ATGCTCACAGATATAAATATTGATTTGATTAAGCGTGTTGGGAAGAAATTATCCTTTAAAAAAGGTGATTTCTTTGTGAAAGAAAACGAAGTATGCAATTATATTGGCATCGTTGAAAGTGGTACGTTCTATTCCTATTTTGAAGACGCAGACCTCAATTTCATCGTTAATGAGTTATATACGCAAAACAGCATTATTACTTCTTATCGGAGTTTCCTTGGGGATATTCTATCGCCAGCATATATAAAAGCCTATTCAGATGCGATCGTCTACGCCTTGGATAAAGAAATGTATAATACATTGATGAAAGAACAAGAGTGGGCTGTCCTATTTAAGCGTATTTCAGATCAATTGTTTATTAATAAATGCTTTAAAGAAACCTCCCTGGTCAAACTCAAAGCGAAAGAACGCTATTTAGAACTCATTGCTTATCGGAAAAATATCGAACAAGATTTCCCCCAGCATTTAATAGCGTCCTATCTTAAAATTCGTCCAGAAACCTTGTCAAGGCTAAAAAGTCTTGACATACATCAAGATAGAAAGTAA
- a CDS encoding tautomerase family protein: MPLVRITLSESYELETTNHISQAIHHALIQEFNIPKDDYFHIIEKLPDTQLQFPKEYLAIKHTTAIIFIQIIAAVGRTVAQKQRLYKRISENIEASTGINPQEIIISMIENEKENWSFGNGELQAFNHI; encoded by the coding sequence ATGCCATTAGTAAGAATAACTTTATCGGAAAGCTACGAGCTCGAAACAACGAACCATATTTCGCAGGCTATCCATCACGCACTGATACAGGAATTTAATATTCCTAAAGACGACTATTTTCATATTATTGAGAAACTACCAGATACACAGCTCCAGTTTCCAAAAGAGTACCTGGCTATAAAGCATACAACAGCCATAATTTTCATACAAATTATTGCTGCTGTGGGACGAACAGTTGCGCAGAAACAACGCTTATACAAAAGAATTTCCGAAAATATTGAAGCTTCGACAGGAATAAATCCACAAGAGATTATCATTTCGATGATTGAAAATGAGAAAGAAAATTGGTCTTTCGGAAATGGAGAATTACAGGCCTTTAACCATATATAG